The Equus asinus isolate D_3611 breed Donkey chromosome 22, EquAss-T2T_v2, whole genome shotgun sequence genome has a segment encoding these proteins:
- the PHB2 gene encoding prohibitin-2, protein MAQNLKDLAGRLPSGPRGMGTALKLLLGAGAVAYGVRESVFTVEGGHRAIFFNRIGGVQQDTILAEGLHFRIPWFQYPIIYDIRARPRKISSPTGSKDLQMVNISLRVLSRPNALELPSMYQRLGLDYEERVLPSIVNEVLKSVVAKFNASQLITQRAQVSLLIRRELTERAKDFSLILDDVAITELSFSREYTAAVEAKQVAQQEAQRAQFLVEKAKQEQRQKIVQAEGEAEAARMLGEALSKNPGYIKLRKIRAAQNISKTIATSQNRIYLTADNLVLNLQDESFTR, encoded by the exons ATGGCCCAGAACTTGAAGGACTTAGCGGGACGGCTGCCCTCCGGGCCGCGGGGCATGGGCACGGCGCTGAAGCTGCTGCTGGGGGCCGGCGCCGTGGCCTATGGCGTCCGCGAATCCGTGTTCACCG TGGAAGGCGGGCACAGAGCCATCTTCTTTAATCGGATCGGGGGCGTACAGCAGGACACCATTCTGGCCGAGGGCCTTCACTTCAG GATCCCTTGGTTCCAGTACCCCATCATCTATGACATTCGGGCCAGACCCCGAAAAATTTCTTCCCCCACAGGCTCCAAAG ACCTGCAGATGGTGAACATCTCCCTGCGAGTGCTGTCTCGACCCAACGCCCTGGAGCTTCCCAGCATGTACCAGCGCCTAGGGCTAGACTACGAGGAGCGAGTGTTGCCGTCCATTGTCAACGAGGTGCTCAAGAGCGTGGTGGCCAAGTTCAATGCCTCACAGCTGATCACCCAGCGGGCCCAG gtATCCCTGTTGATCAGACGGGAGCTGACAGAGAGGGCCAAGGACTTCAGCCTCATCCTGGATGACGTAGCCATCACAGAGCTGAGCTTTAGCCGAGAGTACACGGCTGCTGTAGAAGCCAAACAAGTGG CCCAGCAGGAGGCCCAGCGGGCCCAGTTCTTAGTGGAAAAAGCAAAGCAGGAGCAGCGGCAGAAGATCGTGCAGGCTGAGGGTGAGGCTGAGGCCGCCAGGATG CTTGGAGAAGCACTAAGCAAGAACCCTGGCTACATCAAACTGCGCAAGATCCGGGCAGCCCAGAACATCTCCAAGACG ATTGCCACATCACAGAATCGTATCTATCTCACCGCTGACAACCTCGTGCTGAACCTACAGGATGAAAGTTTCACCCGGTGA
- the EMG1 gene encoding ribosomal RNA small subunit methyltransferase NEP1, producing MAAPSGGFQPRERRAGEQEPGWDAVAPKRPRLGAGSKIGGRRLIVVLEGASLETVKVGKTYELLNCDKHKSMLLKNGRDPGEVRPDIAHQSLLMLMDSPLNRAGLLQVYIHTQKNVLIEVNPQTRIPRTFDRFCGLMVQLLHKLSVRAADGPQKLLKVIKNPVSDHFPVGCMKIGTSFSTPVVSDVRELVPSSDPIVFVVGAFAHGKVSVEYTEKMVSISNYPLSAALTCAKLTTAFEEVWGII from the exons atggctgcgcccagcGGTGGATTCCAACCTCGTGAGCGACGGGCTGGGGAGCAGGAGCCTGGCTGGGATGCCGTCGCGCCCAAGCGGCCCCGACTCGGGGCGGGAAGCAAGATCGGAGGCCGTAGGCTCATTGTGGTGCTGGAAGGGGCCAGTCTGGAGACGGTCAAG GTAGGGAAGACATATGAACTGCTAAACTGTGACAAGCACAAGTCTATGTTGTTGAAGAATGGACGGGACCCTGGAGAAGTGAGACCAGACATAGCTCACCAG AGTCTACTGATGCTGATGGACAGTCCCCTGAACCGAGCTGGCCTGCTACAGGTTTATATCCACACACAGAAGAATGTGCTGATTGAAGTGAACCCCCAGACTCGAATTCCCAGAACCTTTGACCGCTTTTGTGGCCTCATGG TTCAGCTTTTACACAAACTCAGCGTCCGAGCAGCTGACGGCCCCCAGAAGCTCTTGAAG gtaATTAAGAATCCAGTGTCAGATCACTTCCCTGTGGGATGTATGAAAATCGGCACTTCATTTTCTACCCCCGTCGTCAGTGATGTCCGAGAGTTGGTGCCCAGCAGTGACCCTATTGTTTTTGTGGTGGGGGCCTTTGCCCATGGCAAG GTCAGTGTGGAGTATACAGAGAAGATGGTGTCCATCAGCAACTACCCCCTTTCTGCTGCCCTGACCTGTGCAAAACTGACCACAGCCTTTGAAGAAGTATGGGGCATCATTTGA